A stretch of the Mesorhizobium huakuii genome encodes the following:
- a CDS encoding pilus assembly protein has protein sequence MRNYGGLVHAVGGFARHSGGNFAVLFGFAASVLALAAGFSVNLSQLYNAKSSLQGVVDAAVTSTARDLTTGVIKEADANKAVQNFLVANSMAGILQSDQIVLDKLVIDRTANTVQADVHVDVALFFPVFGMGDTKRVTASTTSLYSDKTIEVAMMLDVTGSMAANWWAKTDKIGDLQTAASAAVEDLLDNNIDPKNPRVRVAIVPYAEAVNTGGLADSVFVEQPGGSNLPPPVDTPMQVDSSTPTRPDNCATERKDKDGYADYSSDGPSAPRLNNQGKTYLAKINRDDRMGSCPKPELIPLSADKAKLLNTIASFKAGGVTAGGIAVQWGYYMLSPSWRSTIVDARLGAGPANFDSRKVGKVAILMTDGQFNTAFAGGRGAPRSQNAGQMSRSNAENICDNMKRDGIEIFTIGFDLDDPSMTSTERDQAKSVLQDCSTADTSTLKHYYEAATGSELNDAFNAIVQNIERLTIAK, from the coding sequence ATGCGAAATTACGGGGGTCTTGTTCACGCGGTCGGCGGGTTCGCCAGACACAGCGGTGGAAATTTCGCGGTCCTGTTCGGCTTTGCTGCCTCGGTCTTGGCGCTAGCCGCCGGCTTCTCGGTCAACCTCTCTCAGCTCTACAACGCCAAGTCGAGCCTGCAGGGCGTGGTCGACGCCGCAGTGACGTCGACGGCGCGTGACCTGACGACCGGGGTCATCAAGGAAGCCGATGCCAACAAGGCGGTGCAGAACTTTCTCGTGGCCAACAGCATGGCGGGCATTCTGCAGTCCGACCAGATCGTGCTCGACAAGCTTGTCATCGACAGGACCGCCAACACGGTGCAGGCGGACGTCCATGTCGATGTCGCCCTGTTCTTCCCGGTCTTCGGCATGGGCGACACGAAGCGCGTCACCGCGTCGACAACATCGCTTTATTCGGACAAGACCATCGAAGTGGCGATGATGCTCGATGTGACCGGATCGATGGCCGCCAACTGGTGGGCCAAGACCGACAAGATCGGCGATCTGCAAACGGCTGCTTCGGCGGCTGTCGAGGACCTGCTCGACAACAACATCGACCCGAAGAATCCGCGCGTGCGCGTGGCCATTGTTCCCTATGCCGAGGCGGTGAATACTGGCGGCCTCGCGGACAGCGTTTTCGTTGAACAGCCGGGAGGCTCGAATCTGCCGCCACCAGTGGACACGCCGATGCAGGTGGACTCATCCACGCCCACGCGGCCCGACAACTGCGCCACCGAGCGCAAGGACAAGGATGGCTATGCCGATTATTCATCCGACGGGCCGTCGGCGCCGCGCCTGAACAATCAGGGCAAGACCTATCTCGCCAAGATCAATCGTGACGATCGTATGGGAAGCTGTCCGAAGCCGGAGCTCATTCCGCTCTCGGCCGACAAGGCAAAGCTGCTGAACACCATCGCGAGTTTCAAGGCTGGCGGCGTGACCGCAGGCGGCATTGCCGTGCAATGGGGCTACTATATGCTTTCACCTAGCTGGCGCTCGACCATTGTCGACGCCAGGCTGGGTGCCGGTCCCGCCAATTTCGACAGCAGGAAAGTCGGCAAGGTCGCCATCCTGATGACGGACGGCCAGTTCAACACGGCCTTTGCCGGCGGACGCGGCGCGCCCAGATCGCAGAATGCCGGGCAGATGTCGCGAAGCAATGCCGAAAACATTTGCGACAACATGAAGCGCGACGGCATCGAGATCTTCACCATCGGTTTCGACCTCGACGATCCGTCGATGACATCGACCGAGCGGGATCAGGCGAAGAGCGTGCTCCAGGATTGCTCGACCGCGGACACGTCTACGCTAAAGCACTATTACGAGGCGGCCACGGGTTCCGAGTTGAATGACGCCTTCAATGCCATCGTGCAGAACATCGAGCGGCTGACCATCGCCAAGTGA
- a CDS encoding DUF1674 domain-containing protein, whose amino-acid sequence MTDETSKTPAGRDDGAPSKELTPAARRALAEAEARRQDYRQKEAALPREIGGRGGKEPGRYGDWEVKGLTSDF is encoded by the coding sequence ATGACCGACGAAACCAGTAAAACGCCCGCCGGCCGGGATGACGGCGCGCCGTCAAAAGAACTGACGCCCGCCGCCCGCCGCGCGCTGGCGGAAGCCGAGGCACGGCGGCAAGACTATCGCCAGAAGGAAGCCGCGCTGCCCCGGGAAATCGGCGGCCGCGGCGGCAAGGAACCCGGCCGCTACGGCGACTGGGAAGTCAAAGGCCTGACCAGCGATTTTTAG
- a CDS encoding HAD-IA family hydrolase: MFAGRKFAAFLFDMDGTLINSIASAERVWSDWARRHGLDVAAFLPTIHGVRAIETITALALPGVDPAHESHLLLKAEAADLDGIVPIAGAVAFLNALPSERWAIVTSAPRELALLRMAAAGIPVPAVIVAGEDVSRGKPAPDCFQLGARRLGFDARDCLVFEDAPAGIAAAEAAQASVMVINATHAHPIQTPHAAIAGYDNVGITVDERGWIALEPQRNAA; this comes from the coding sequence ATGTTTGCTGGCAGAAAATTCGCGGCCTTCCTTTTCGACATGGACGGCACGCTCATCAATTCCATCGCCTCGGCGGAGCGAGTGTGGAGCGATTGGGCGCGCCGCCATGGCCTCGACGTCGCCGCCTTCCTGCCGACGATCCACGGCGTACGGGCGATCGAAACCATCACGGCCCTGGCGCTGCCGGGCGTCGACCCGGCGCACGAATCCCACCTTCTCCTGAAGGCCGAAGCGGCCGATCTGGACGGCATCGTCCCGATCGCCGGCGCCGTGGCATTTCTCAACGCGTTGCCATCCGAGCGCTGGGCGATCGTGACGTCTGCGCCGCGCGAACTGGCGCTGTTGCGGATGGCGGCGGCCGGCATCCCCGTGCCAGCGGTGATCGTCGCGGGAGAAGATGTTTCCCGCGGCAAGCCGGCGCCCGACTGTTTCCAGCTTGGCGCGAGACGACTGGGCTTCGATGCCCGCGATTGCCTGGTGTTCGAGGACGCTCCGGCCGGTATCGCGGCGGCAGAGGCCGCGCAGGCTTCGGTCATGGTGATCAACGCAACCCACGCGCACCCGATACAAACGCCGCATGCCGCGATCGCGGGCTACGACAATGTTGGCATCACCGTCGACGAGCGCGGCTGGATTGCGCTTGAACCACAGCGCAACGCTGCTTGA
- a CDS encoding transglutaminase-like domain-containing protein yields MLIRLGYEIAIECAEATPVISLLEIHKDRQADIKRQTRVLTSPLVPTRLYQDLHGNGCRRFTAPAGTFRILYDAVIEDSGETDEVNTLAREMPVAELPDEVLGYLLGSRYCETDHLSHLAWQLFGHLPPGWARVQAIVDYVHNRLSFGYGYARSTRTAAQAHEERVGVCRDFAHLAITLCRCMNIPARYVNGYLGDIGVPIDPAPMDFSAWMEVFLDGKWYTFDPRHNRPRTGRVVIARGRDATDVPLLHSFGPHRLALFKVWTYEQEGRLFNPPHHGIDRTVSAQMLA; encoded by the coding sequence ATGCTGATCCGGCTCGGCTACGAAATCGCCATTGAATGCGCCGAGGCCACTCCGGTGATTTCGCTGCTCGAGATCCACAAGGACAGGCAGGCCGACATCAAGCGGCAGACGCGGGTGCTGACATCGCCTTTGGTGCCGACCAGGCTCTACCAGGATCTGCATGGCAATGGCTGCCGCCGCTTCACCGCACCAGCCGGCACCTTCCGCATCCTCTACGATGCAGTTATCGAGGACAGTGGCGAGACGGACGAGGTCAACACGCTGGCCCGGGAAATGCCGGTGGCCGAATTGCCCGACGAGGTGCTCGGCTATCTCCTCGGCAGCCGCTATTGCGAGACCGATCATCTCAGCCATCTCGCCTGGCAGCTGTTTGGCCATCTGCCGCCCGGCTGGGCGCGGGTGCAGGCGATCGTCGATTATGTCCACAACCGGCTGTCGTTCGGCTACGGCTATGCCCGTTCGACCCGCACGGCGGCGCAGGCGCATGAGGAACGGGTCGGCGTCTGCCGCGACTTCGCCCATCTGGCGATCACGCTCTGCCGCTGCATGAACATTCCGGCGCGCTATGTGAACGGCTATCTCGGCGACATCGGCGTGCCGATCGATCCGGCGCCGATGGACTTCTCGGCCTGGATGGAAGTGTTCCTCGACGGCAAGTGGTACACGTTCGATCCACGCCACAACCGGCCCCGCACCGGCCGTGTCGTCATCGCGCGCGGCCGCGACGCCACCGACGTGCCCTTGCTGCACAGCTTCGGCCCGCACCGGCTCGCTTTGTTCAAGGTCTGGACCTATGAGCAGGAGGGCAGATTGTTCAATCCGCCCCATCACGGCATCGACCGGACGGTCAGCGCACAGATGCTTGCGTAG